The following are encoded in a window of Sulfitobacter sp. S190 genomic DNA:
- a CDS encoding GNAT family N-acetyltransferase, which translates to MTPAPRIETDRLVLRGPVADDVDGIIAFYADPVRSVGFGGVMPRDQAWRWFASVIGHWHLRGYGFWTITLKGSDAPIGICGIWNPDGWPEPEIGWIVYPDFEGRGIAFEAATAVRAHAYDVMGFTTLTSNIVPGNTRSVALAERLGATLERTYDNINMGTEMLYRHPGPAELAQ; encoded by the coding sequence ATGACCCCCGCGCCCCGGATCGAAACGGACCGGCTGGTCCTGCGCGGCCCCGTGGCCGACGACGTGGATGGCATCATCGCCTTCTATGCCGATCCCGTGCGCTCTGTCGGATTTGGCGGCGTGATGCCGCGGGATCAGGCGTGGCGCTGGTTTGCCAGCGTCATCGGTCACTGGCACCTGCGCGGCTACGGCTTCTGGACCATCACGCTCAAGGGCTCGGACGCGCCGATCGGCATTTGCGGCATCTGGAACCCCGACGGCTGGCCCGAACCCGAAATCGGCTGGATCGTCTATCCCGACTTCGAAGGCCGCGGCATCGCATTCGAGGCCGCCACCGCCGTGCGCGCGCATGCCTATGACGTGATGGGGTTCACCACCCTGACCAGCAACATCGTGCCGGGCAACACGCGCTCGGTCGCGCTGGCCGAACGTCTGGGCGCCACGCTGGAGCGGACCTACGACAACATCAACATGGGCACCGAAATGCTGTACCGGCATCCCGGTCCCGCGGAGCTCGCGCAATGA
- a CDS encoding NIPSNAP family protein has translation MITCTVRYEIDPAKLPEFEIYAKAWLHLVAKLGGTHHGYHMPHEGPNDIAYCHFSFPSLADYEIYRDRMWQDPDCLRAYDHAKRTKCILRYDRSFTKPLLDGVSVEELGL, from the coding sequence ATGATCACCTGCACCGTCAGATACGAAATCGATCCGGCAAAACTGCCCGAGTTCGAGATTTACGCCAAGGCGTGGCTGCATCTTGTGGCCAAGCTGGGCGGCACCCATCACGGCTATCACATGCCGCACGAGGGGCCAAACGACATCGCCTATTGCCACTTCTCCTTCCCGTCGCTGGCCGATTACGAAATCTACCGCGACCGGATGTGGCAGGACCCCGACTGCCTGCGCGCCTACGATCACGCGAAACGCACCAAATGCATCCTGCGCTACGACCGGTCGTTCACCAAACCGCTGCTTGACGGCGTCTCGGTCGAGGAGCTGGGCCTGTGA
- the ffh gene encoding signal recognition particle protein: MFENLSERLSGVFDRLTKQGALSEEDVKTALREVRVALLEADVSLPVARDFVKAVQDQATGQAVTKSITPGQQVVKIVHDALIDTLTGEGEPGALKIDNPPAPILMVGLQGGGKTTTTAKLAKRLKEKDGKRVLMASLDVNRPAAMEQLAILGTQIGVDTLPIVKGETPVAIAKRAKTQAGLGGYDVYMLDTAGRLSIDEELMAQVEAVRDVANPRETLLVVDGLTGQDAVNTAQNFDDRIGITGVVLTRMDGDGRGGAALSMRAVTGKPIKYVGLGEKMDALETFEPERIAGRILGMGDIVALVEKAQETIEAEQAEKMMKRMAKGQFNMNDLKMQLEQMIKMGGMQGMMGMMPGMGKMAKQVEDAGLDDKILKQQIALINSMTKKERANPAILQASRKKRIARGAGMEVSDLNKLMKMQRQMSDMMKKMGKMGKGGMLKQAMKGMMGKGGMDPAAMAQGMDPKALEAAAKQIGGKLPGLGGGGMALPPGLSGFGKKK; the protein is encoded by the coding sequence ATGTTTGAAAATCTCAGCGAACGCCTCTCGGGTGTCTTTGACCGTCTGACCAAACAGGGCGCGCTTTCCGAAGAGGACGTCAAAACCGCCCTGCGCGAGGTCCGCGTGGCCCTGCTCGAGGCGGACGTGTCCCTGCCGGTGGCCCGCGATTTCGTGAAGGCGGTGCAGGATCAGGCCACCGGACAGGCCGTCACCAAATCCATCACGCCGGGCCAGCAGGTCGTCAAGATCGTGCATGACGCGCTCATCGACACGCTCACCGGCGAAGGCGAACCCGGCGCGCTGAAAATCGACAACCCGCCCGCGCCGATCCTGATGGTCGGCCTGCAGGGCGGCGGTAAAACGACCACCACCGCGAAACTGGCGAAACGGCTCAAGGAAAAAGACGGCAAGCGCGTGCTGATGGCCTCGCTTGACGTGAACCGGCCCGCCGCGATGGAACAGCTCGCGATTCTCGGCACGCAGATCGGTGTCGACACATTGCCCATCGTGAAGGGCGAAACGCCTGTCGCCATCGCCAAACGCGCCAAGACGCAGGCGGGTCTGGGCGGCTATGACGTCTACATGCTCGACACCGCGGGCCGCCTGTCCATCGACGAAGAACTGATGGCGCAGGTCGAAGCGGTGCGCGATGTCGCCAACCCGCGCGAAACGCTGCTGGTGGTGGACGGGCTGACGGGTCAGGACGCGGTCAACACCGCGCAGAACTTCGACGACCGCATCGGCATCACCGGCGTGGTGCTGACCCGGATGGACGGCGACGGGCGCGGCGGGGCCGCCCTGTCGATGCGTGCGGTCACCGGCAAGCCGATCAAATACGTGGGCTTGGGCGAAAAGATGGACGCGCTCGAAACATTCGAGCCGGAACGCATCGCGGGCCGTATTCTGGGCATGGGCGACATCGTCGCACTGGTCGAAAAGGCACAGGAAACCATCGAGGCCGAACAGGCCGAAAAGATGATGAAGCGCATGGCCAAGGGTCAGTTCAACATGAACGACCTCAAGATGCAGCTGGAACAGATGATCAAGATGGGCGGCATGCAGGGCATGATGGGCATGATGCCCGGCATGGGCAAAATGGCCAAACAGGTCGAGGATGCGGGTCTTGACGACAAGATCCTCAAACAGCAGATCGCGCTCATCAACTCCATGACCAAAAAGGAACGCGCCAACCCCGCGATCCTTCAGGCCAGCCGCAAGAAGCGCATCGCGCGCGGCGCGGGCATGGAAGTCTCCGACCTCAACAAGCTGATGAAGATGCAGCGCCAGATGTCGGACATGATGAAAAAGATGGGCAAGATGGGCAAAGGCGGCATGCTCAAACAGGCCATGAAGGGCATGATGGGCAAGGGCGGCATGGACCCCGCAGCGATGGCGCAGGGCATGGACCCGAAAGCCCTCGAAGCGGCGGCGAAACAGATTGGCGGCAAACTGCCCGGTCTGGGCGGCGGCGGCATGGCCCTGCCCCCCGGCCTGTCGGGGTTCGGTAAAAAGAAATGA
- a CDS encoding FMN-dependent NADH-azoreductase — protein MSTLYITSSANPGASTSDTLGRETAEKLGGPVVVRDTNKGLIPIDQSWIAANFTPADDRSAVQRNRLALSDTLIAEVEAADTLVIAAPVYNFGVPSTLKAWIDHICRAGLTFKYTPDGPVGLLQGKRAIIVLASGGTKVGSDIDFASGYLRHIMGFIGITDVEIIAADRIMAEGDQAVSDARAKIAAL, from the coding sequence ATGTCCACACTCTACATTACCTCCTCCGCCAACCCCGGCGCCTCGACCTCCGACACGCTGGGCCGTGAAACCGCCGAAAAGCTGGGCGGCCCGGTCGTCGTGCGCGACACCAACAAAGGCCTGATCCCCATCGACCAGTCCTGGATCGCCGCCAATTTCACCCCCGCCGATGACCGCAGCGCGGTGCAGCGCAACCGGCTGGCCCTGTCGGACACACTCATCGCCGAGGTCGAGGCCGCCGACACGCTGGTCATCGCAGCGCCCGTCTATAACTTCGGGGTGCCCTCGACGCTCAAGGCCTGGATCGACCACATCTGCCGCGCCGGCCTGACATTCAAATACACCCCCGACGGGCCCGTGGGGCTGCTGCAGGGCAAACGGGCGATCATCGTGCTGGCCAGCGGCGGCACCAAGGTCGGCTCCGACATCGATTTCGCCTCCGGCTACCTGCGCCACATCATGGGGTTCATCGGCATCACGGATGTTGAAATCATCGCCGCCGACCGGATCATGGCCGAAGGCGATCAGGCCGTCAGCGACGCGCGCGCAAAAATCGCGGCACTCTGA
- a CDS encoding LysR family transcriptional regulator, with the protein MENWDEVKTAFQVARMGTVSGAADALGVHHATVIRHVDALEGRLGVKLFQRHARGYTATEAGEDLLRVAQATEDQFGQLLNRIKGRGTDVSGELVVTSLVSMTPHVAPLLAAFQREHPEVIVRYMTGDRLFRLEYGEAHVAMRAGVQPDQPDNVVQAFAAQRVGLYAARSYVAQYGVPTGPEDYVNHRFVGHDDVDSRAPHFKWMSAHLPRDCVVYRSRDNRVLDDAVRAGAGIGFLSVRAAAENPDLIEIEAPRAEWEGKLWLVTHVDLHRTSKVQALLTFLKAHVSETGL; encoded by the coding sequence ATGGAAAACTGGGACGAGGTCAAGACTGCCTTTCAGGTGGCGCGGATGGGGACGGTGAGCGGTGCTGCGGATGCGCTGGGCGTGCATCATGCCACCGTGATCCGCCACGTCGACGCGCTGGAGGGGCGGTTGGGCGTAAAGCTGTTCCAGCGCCACGCCCGCGGCTATACCGCCACCGAGGCGGGCGAGGATCTGCTGCGCGTCGCACAGGCCACCGAGGACCAGTTCGGCCAACTGCTCAACCGGATCAAGGGGCGCGGCACGGATGTGTCGGGCGAGCTGGTGGTGACATCGCTGGTGTCGATGACGCCGCATGTCGCGCCGCTGCTGGCGGCGTTCCAGCGCGAACACCCCGAGGTCATCGTGCGCTACATGACGGGCGACCGGTTGTTCCGGCTGGAATACGGCGAGGCCCATGTGGCGATGCGCGCGGGCGTCCAGCCCGACCAGCCCGACAATGTGGTCCAGGCCTTTGCGGCGCAGCGCGTCGGTCTTTATGCGGCGCGGTCCTATGTGGCGCAATACGGCGTACCGACAGGGCCCGAGGATTACGTCAACCACCGCTTTGTCGGGCATGACGACGTAGACAGCCGCGCGCCGCATTTCAAATGGATGTCGGCGCATTTGCCGCGCGACTGCGTGGTGTACCGCAGCCGCGACAACAGGGTGCTGGACGATGCAGTGCGCGCGGGCGCGGGGATCGGCTTTCTGTCGGTCAGGGCCGCCGCCGAAAATCCCGACCTGATCGAGATCGAAGCGCCCCGCGCGGAATGGGAAGGCAAGTTGTGGCTGGTCACACACGTCGATCTGCACCGCACGAGCAAGGTGCAGGCGCTGCTGACCTTCCTCAAGGCGCATGTGAGCGAGACCGGCCTGTGA
- a CDS encoding DMT family transporter has protein sequence MTPSAQGHLAMLSFSALVAGSFSLGSLVANEISPLALNTARFFIATAVVGAAVMARGGVPRAALRAPWRYLLLGGLFITYFVLMFEGLKTAPPVSSAAVFTLVPAISGVVAWFMLRQRTTPRMALALAIGGAGALWVIFRADLAALLAFDVGRGEIIFFFGCVAHGIYTPLVRRLNRGESALVFSFGTLIAGSLLLLVVGARDVWATDWTALPGLVWITIFYVAIAASSMTFVLLQFASLRLPSAKVMAYTYLVPTWVICWEVVLGARLPPAPVAAGIGLTVLALVLLLRDDGVQKAGNQ, from the coding sequence GTGACGCCATCGGCGCAGGGCCATCTGGCGATGCTGAGCTTTTCGGCGCTGGTGGCGGGGTCGTTTTCTCTGGGATCACTGGTGGCCAACGAGATTTCACCACTGGCGCTGAACACGGCGCGGTTTTTCATTGCGACGGCAGTGGTGGGCGCGGCGGTGATGGCGCGGGGCGGGGTGCCGCGTGCAGCGCTGCGCGCGCCGTGGCGGTACCTGCTGCTGGGCGGGTTGTTCATCACCTATTTCGTGCTGATGTTCGAGGGGCTGAAAACCGCGCCGCCGGTCAGTTCGGCCGCGGTGTTTACGCTGGTGCCCGCCATTTCGGGGGTCGTGGCGTGGTTCATGCTGCGCCAGCGCACCACGCCGCGCATGGCGTTGGCACTGGCGATTGGCGGGGCCGGCGCGCTTTGGGTCATTTTCCGCGCCGATCTGGCGGCCCTCTTGGCGTTCGACGTGGGGCGGGGGGAGATCATATTTTTCTTCGGATGTGTGGCCCACGGGATCTATACGCCGCTGGTGCGGCGGCTGAACCGGGGGGAAAGCGCGCTGGTTTTCAGCTTTGGTACGCTGATTGCGGGATCGCTATTGCTGTTGGTGGTGGGCGCGCGGGACGTGTGGGCGACCGACTGGACGGCGCTGCCGGGGCTGGTGTGGATCACGATTTTCTATGTCGCGATCGCGGCCAGTTCGATGACCTTTGTCCTGCTGCAATTTGCCAGCCTGCGCCTGCCCAGTGCCAAGGTCATGGCCTATACCTATCTGGTGCCCACGTGGGTCATTTGCTGGGAGGTGGTGCTGGGTGCGCGGTTGCCGCCCGCGCCCGTGGCGGCAGGCATCGGTCTGACGGTGCTGGCGCTTGTGCTGCTGCTGCGGGACGACGGTGTGCAAAAGGCCGGGAACCAATAG
- a CDS encoding helix-turn-helix transcriptional regulator, with translation MTHALDTTFAALADPTRRAILTMLLEDDMAVTDVADPFDMSLAAISKHLQVLTQAGLITQEKRGRVKWCKLEPDAMRGASVWMQGFGQFEPVNLDAFERFLETELRDVKTKEASAVTDAPD, from the coding sequence ATGACCCACGCGCTCGACACCACGTTTGCCGCCCTCGCCGATCCGACCCGACGGGCGATCCTGACGATGCTGTTGGAGGATGACATGGCCGTCACCGATGTGGCCGACCCGTTCGACATGTCACTGGCGGCGATCTCGAAACACCTTCAGGTGCTGACACAGGCGGGGCTGATCACGCAGGAAAAACGCGGGCGGGTGAAATGGTGCAAACTGGAACCGGACGCGATGCGGGGCGCGTCTGTCTGGATGCAGGGGTTCGGGCAATTCGAACCGGTGAACCTCGACGCGTTCGAACGTTTTCTGGAAACGGAACTGCGCGACGTCAAAACAAAAGAGGCGTCTGCCGTAACAGACGCCCCTGATTGA
- a CDS encoding AtpZ/AtpI family protein, which translates to MTDQDRQEQLKALEARIASAKGLQEPKPRADEHYSQAQMAWRMVIELVAGLGIGFGMGYGLDVLLGTLPLFMVLFTMLGLAAGVKTMLRSATEMQDKKLADEAGEVKPPRKGDESEGA; encoded by the coding sequence GTGACAGATCAGGACCGCCAAGAGCAGCTCAAGGCACTCGAAGCCCGGATCGCCAGCGCAAAAGGGCTGCAAGAGCCCAAGCCCCGGGCGGATGAGCATTATTCCCAGGCCCAGATGGCCTGGCGGATGGTGATCGAGCTTGTGGCCGGTCTGGGGATCGGTTTCGGCATGGGATACGGTCTGGATGTCCTGCTGGGGACGCTGCCGCTGTTCATGGTGCTGTTCACGATGCTGGGTCTGGCGGCGGGCGTCAAAACGATGCTGCGATCCGCAACCGAGATGCAGGATAAAAAGCTGGCCGATGAGGCCGGTGAGGTAAAACCACCCCGCAAGGGTGACGAGAGTGAAGGGGCCTGA
- a CDS encoding F0F1 ATP synthase subunit A: MATEANGGEEGGLVFHPMDQFIVKDLFGDGAVGIFTFTNAALWTCLAVLVVFLLLVVGTSKRAVVPGRMQSVAELAYGFVYKMVEDICGKEGVKYFPYIMTLFMFIVCANFLGLIPTAFTPTSHFAVTVVLAFAVFITVTVLGFVKNGASFLSLFWVSSAPLALRPILAVIELISYFVRPVSHSIRLAGNVMAGHAVIKVFAGFAALLAVSPIAILGITAMYGLEVLVSFIQAYVFTILTCVYLKDALHPHH; this comes from the coding sequence ATGGCAACAGAAGCGAACGGCGGCGAAGAAGGCGGTTTGGTCTTTCACCCGATGGACCAGTTCATCGTGAAGGATCTTTTCGGTGACGGCGCGGTAGGTATCTTTACCTTTACCAATGCCGCGCTGTGGACATGCCTTGCCGTTCTGGTCGTGTTTCTGCTGCTGGTTGTCGGCACCTCCAAGCGCGCGGTCGTTCCGGGCCGGATGCAGTCGGTGGCCGAGCTGGCCTACGGTTTTGTCTACAAGATGGTCGAGGACATCTGCGGTAAGGAAGGGGTCAAGTATTTCCCCTATATCATGACGCTGTTCATGTTCATCGTCTGTGCCAACTTCCTCGGCCTGATCCCCACCGCCTTTACGCCCACGTCGCATTTTGCGGTCACCGTGGTGCTGGCGTTTGCGGTTTTCATCACCGTGACCGTGCTGGGCTTTGTCAAGAACGGCGCGTCGTTCCTGAGCCTGTTCTGGGTGTCCTCCGCGCCGCTGGCGCTGCGCCCCATTCTGGCGGTGATCGAGCTTATTTCCTACTTCGTGCGCCCCGTGAGCCACTCCATTCGTCTGGCGGGCAACGTCATGGCGGGCCACGCGGTGATCAAGGTTTTCGCGGGTTTTGCCGCCCTGCTGGCGGTGTCGCCCATCGCGATCCTCGGCATCACGGCGATGTACGGTCTGGAGGTCCTCGTGTCCTTCATCCAGGCCTACGTCTTTACCATCCTGACATGCGTGTACCTCAAGGACGCGCTGCATCCGCACCACTAA
- a CDS encoding F0F1 ATP synthase subunit C produces the protein MEGELAHIGAGLAAIGSGAAAIGVGNVAGNYLAGALRNPSAAASQTATLFIGIAFAEALGIFAFLVALLLMFAV, from the coding sequence ATGGAAGGCGAACTCGCACACATCGGCGCAGGTCTGGCAGCAATCGGTTCCGGCGCAGCCGCGATCGGTGTTGGCAACGTGGCCGGCAACTATCTGGCCGGCGCTCTGCGCAACCCTTCGGCAGCTGCGTCGCAGACTGCTACACTGTTCATCGGCATCGCTTTCGCAGAAGCCCTGGGGATCTTCGCGTTCCTCGTTGCTCTGCTGCTGATGTTCGCCGTCTAA
- a CDS encoding F0F1 ATP synthase subunit B' — protein sequence MATEPIDVELAGTCVGPDGSAIGMPQLCFDWWGNQIFWLVAALVAIFLILSRIALPRIAAVLAERQGTITNDIAAAEDLKAKAVDAEAAYDQALIDARSEAARIVAEAKADIQADLDIAIEKADAEISAKSAESEKAISEIRAGAVDSVKAVAKDTAKEIVAALGGTADAKTITAAVTARMKG from the coding sequence ATGGCAACTGAACCAATTGATGTCGAACTGGCAGGCACATGCGTCGGCCCTGACGGCTCTGCCATCGGGATGCCTCAGCTGTGTTTCGACTGGTGGGGAAACCAGATTTTCTGGCTTGTTGCGGCGCTGGTCGCGATCTTCCTGATCCTGTCGCGCATCGCATTGCCCCGGATCGCCGCCGTGCTGGCGGAACGTCAGGGGACCATCACAAACGACATCGCCGCGGCCGAGGATCTCAAGGCCAAAGCTGTCGACGCCGAGGCTGCCTATGACCAGGCGCTGATCGATGCCCGCAGCGAAGCGGCGCGTATCGTGGCCGAAGCGAAAGCCGACATTCAGGCCGATCTGGATATCGCGATCGAGAAGGCAGATGCCGAGATCTCCGCCAAATCCGCCGAGTCCGAAAAAGCCATTTCGGAAATCCGCGCCGGTGCGGTCGACAGCGTCAAGGCTGTGGCCAAGGACACCGCCAAGGAAATCGTGGCCGCATTGGGTGGGACGGCAGACGCCAAGACCATCACCGCGGCCGTCACAGCCCGGATGAAAGGATAA